A genomic stretch from Pseudomonadota bacterium includes:
- a CDS encoding NAD-dependent epimerase/dehydratase family protein, translating into MISQSRITNYELRITITGGKGFLGQHLIRKLRERDYQHIQIADLPEYNLIDINDIRRMYEEQKPDIVIHLAAKVGGIGFNQENPASLFYENAMMGIQLIHEGYLRKIEKLVTLGTICAYPKFTPVPFKEEDLWNGYPEETNAPYGLAKKMMLVQSQAYRQQYGFNSIFLLPVNLYGPG; encoded by the coding sequence ATGATTTCCCAATCACGAATCACGAATTACGAATTACGAATTACCATCACTGGAGGAAAGGGGTTTTTAGGGCAACATCTCATCCGTAAACTCCGTGAACGAGATTACCAACACATCCAGATAGCCGACCTGCCTGAATACAACCTCATCGATATTAACGATATCCGCCGTATGTACGAAGAGCAAAAACCTGACATCGTAATCCACCTTGCTGCAAAAGTCGGTGGTATTGGTTTTAATCAAGAAAACCCCGCTTCTCTCTTTTATGAAAACGCCATGATGGGTATTCAATTGATCCACGAGGGTTACTTGCGAAAGATTGAAAAACTTGTTACCCTTGGCACTATCTGTGCCTACCCGAAATTTACTCCTGTGCCATTCAAAGAAGAAGATTTGTGGAACGGCTATCCCGAAGAAACAAACGCCCCCTATGGTCTTGCAAAGAAAATGATGCTCGTCCAGTCTCAGGCATACCGCCAACAATACGGGTTTAATTCTATTTTTCTTCTCCCCGTCAATTTATATGGCCCTGGTGA